The genomic window gaaagcttcgtgatgaaatcttgcatgcccaAAATTTGAGTAATACATTTATcgagggcatgtaaagtccccaacccgcacttggccagcgcggcggactcaaggcctataacccaataattatgtttatcacTTTTATATCTTGAcacgtgtatatttttatttatcctaggtgcaaacaattattttaacagacaattttgtttttcagaCGACAGCCTGAGATCAGAGATAGAAGTGGCTTTACAATACGTAGCTTTACGTCCGTTCAGTTACATTATTGTACGGATCATTCCTCTAAACATCAACTTGGCTTTTGCTTTCCTTAGTCTTGCTATCACTTACGTCATTGTTGTGGCCCAGTTAACGCATTTAAttctataataaacaattaactgTAAGTAATTGCTGGATTGTACTTTGAAGGCTTGGGAACATGATGCTGCCAGCACTTAGGAAAGCAACGATGAGTATCCATAAATTAAAGTTGatctatattttaattgtttaataaatgtttagctaattttaaaatgttttttaattctcttaaaaaaacaaatcacttTACTGACATATTGAAAACACAAAGCGCTATGAAAAAGAAATTACGACACTTACTAAATAAGTAATTGGTTGGACttaaatagttttcttttaaataattttggcaTAAGAAAACGAAAACTCTAGCAAATAGCgaataactatttataatatactttatcCATATTGAAAGTGGAGTTATAGTCATTCAATATTCATAGAATGAAGACATAATATACAAAGtgttctaatataaaaatagattactGTTATTGTACCTAGTCCCATTACTATCACTTCGGTCGACGTGCCTTCTGTACACGttccttcaaaatatattaatagaaaacaCGTGTAAACAAAATgcctatcaaaataaaatctacaattTCAAAgctttcaaaaaaaatatcttttttacaatttttatatttttttcgtttattatACGGAAATTATTTCAACATAAGTCAGCGCAAACCGGTCAACTATTTAGTGAAATTGTATTGCATTTTCAGTGCAATTTTGGTCTCCTATTTCTTTTTAGACAGTTATACTTTGAACTTGCATTTTGAAGTGAACAGCCAATATATTTTGACTGAGCTCGAATATTACGCGaacttttttatatctttgaaGTTCACTGAACaaagtatttacaaatatgtaaatGCTATCAAGACTGGTGACACTATAATGGGTTATAAGGATATTCCTTTAATTCCTTTTTATGTTTACATTCTTTTTTCCTTAATGATATTCTGTAGAGTAGCCATTGCTTCAATCGTAATGACATTTTCTCCTCCACTAACGTTGACGTTATTCTTTTTTCGTTTCTTCGCATTTCTGTCaatggattttaattatttgtatattattattgtatttgcaATATTGCACTACCGACTGAAGCTGCTCAGGCAGTTTTTGGAGAAGAACTCGATACCTGTTATTATAACCCGAAATTGTAAAGTGAGCAATAGTGTAAGGAATGTGAGGAAAAGTTTGTACAATTACAACAGGTTGTTGGATAATTTGTTGATTGTGGACTCGCAGTTGCAgtatttggtaaatatttatctatatttgtgGATACATGCATTTGAGGTTAAGACTTAGCCTTATACTTGGGTGACATTCTAAGATGAGAATCAATTTATTCTTgcatgaaatttaaaattagtttctttTACAGCTGGTGTCCTGTCTTGCCATTACTTTTCCCGGATTTGtgattaaaacatacatttttgtcaaaaaGATGTTGCAACGTGTAAGTaatgtatttcaaataagataaatgtttttacgttcttataaaaatactgttttagtttagaaaaaatatgtttcacaCAATGCAATCATTGTGTGAAACTAAGCTTGTAGATGAATTTTGTACCATCAATACTATAGATttacaaatgtttaaaataactgtaataaaataggtcttgacatattttatgttattttcatgtTATTCATGTTGCATTCGTGTCGATAGGCGACTaccaaataacttataaacgtatacgtacttatatacttctaaataaagaTGGATTAataaccaggctcagaacagatactcgtgctcatcacacattttttttatcccggatgggattcgaacacgcggtgctacggttatATCGGCGAATacacaatatatattttaactgtttCAGACGAGTCCGATGGTAACGTTGTTTTATACAACGGACATGGCACAAACATTTTACTCCATCTGCTGCCCAGCGATCATAGTAGAACTGGCTATGtatgaagtaaaaaatatcaagacTACACTCACTAAACAGATGATAAATTGTCCaggtattaaatacatttttattaaactagctTACCAACCCCCGTGCAATTTCAACCTCATTTGGGGGAATTACCTCATTTGGGGGAATTtacaaaaatccttttttattgCTCCTTACGCTTTCGCTTCTAGTCTTCATACGCTTTCTTCACGCTTAGTAGAGTTGGTTGCGCGTTGTCCACAGTCACTCAGTAGAAGTCTAAAATCTAGCAAAATTTTCGTTCAcataatcaataaattattggaattttgaaaaataaaagagattAGAATCGcgcaatatctatactaatattataaagctgaagagtttgtttgtttgtttgtttgtttgaacgcgctaatctcgggaactactggtccgatttgaaaaattctttcagtgttagatagcccatttattgaggaaggctataggctatatatcatcacgctacgaccaataggagcagagtaacagtgaaaaatgttacaaaaacggggaaaattatgattatcttaaatgacgcaagcgaagttgcgcgggtcagctagtcaataatatatgaaaagttcaattaaaaaaaaactgttttctttgatgtataatagaatacggtaaTTAACGTGACaatcccgtattctattatacattaaacatgcaacgcgagagtttcaAAGTTATGAAATCAGTTTTCTATCCACAATAAACTCCTCCCTAGGTACGACACTTTTATAGTTCAATATTCTCTTCAGACATAACTTATTCGAATTTATTACagtaatgatatttattaattgcagATGTTGCCATCCGATCAGAGCTGGAAGCGGCACTGAAGTATATAACTCTTCGACCTTTTAGTTACAGAATTGGGCGTATCATACCACTCAATGTAGATCTTCTGTCAAGTTATCTAAGCCTAGTTATCACATATGTTATTGTTCTAATGCAGTTGACTCATGCCGGCGGTTAATAAATTGTTCTTAATAATtgcaaaatttgttttaatttgacaAAACCTATTGAAGTTATAAGTTTACTTTTTTGATTAAAGCTTTAGTTGgttcaaatagatttttatttaacgtatttttaatgcaattttaataaaacaattacaacaATGTTCTATTTAAATAGGTGAATATGAACgaaaaaacatctttataataatactagctgacccgcgcaacataagagagaatgggtcaaaattttccccgtttttgtaacatttttcacgggtactctgttcctattggtagtagcgtgatgatatatagcctataaccttcctcgataaatggactatctaacactggaataatttttcaaatcgggccagtagttcctgagattagcgcgttcaaacaaacaaacaaactcttcagctttataatattaatatagatttataatattaatatagatatggAAAGAACAGGCTAAAGCTTTCTACACGTCATTATCATTCTAGCAATAAATACTACCTTAGAGCAGATAATAGAGGTTTTTAAGGACTgtaaaattagttaaattatacTTTTGAGTTCGACGCAGTTAAagtgtatatatttatttgtggtTTTATTACCAATGCGTAGGTACGTTAATTACTTTAGTACTTCAAGGGATCGTTCTGGGTCCAATATTGTACAATGTCGAGCCTTgacaaaaatacacaatatattatcttgattacaataataatttaaaaaataaacataacacacCTGATAGCCttgtatgtaattatatgtTCAACTTAGTCgtatcaaaattttgtttaaattatagttCGATTTTATTAACTATTCAAGTCCATGTATCCAATATATCTTGAAAATATAGGCGTAAttcaaattaaacattaaaagaAATACCGCGTCCATTTTGACACCATCGCTAGTTTTAAGTACCATCAAGTCTTTAAAACCCGTTAAGAATATGAACAccaaaattataactaaaatatttatttttttcaaaggaATCTCTACATTGAAAGTGTTATTTTGGTTTCGTCTCTTTTACGGCAACTACTTTAACATCAGTACCTCAAAATCAATCtgctattttacaaaactatattgCATCGTGGCTTCTATAACGGTCACTTACTTATTCATTGAGGACTATTTCTTAAATCCGTTCTCAGACTTTAATAAACAGtacgtattctattatttagAGTACATTTCAAACGTTATTATTTCTTGGATGTTTAGTGAACAGTATCTCTTCAAATATTTCGATGCTATCAAAGTAGGTGATACAATTATGGCCCACAGGGACAACCCTTTCTTTCCCTATTATTTGCATGTTTTAATCTTTAAGATGCTCTTCCTTAGACTTATGATTGGTATCACTGTAACTACAGTAACAAAACCCACAAAtgtgttaaaatttttgttGCGATTTTTTGGGTTTCTATCAACGGATTGCGGCTACATATCTACCCTTCTAGTATTTTCTGTATTGCATTATCGCTTTAAATTACTGCGAAAGTTTTTGGAACAAAACATTGTtcctataaatattaatagaaataactTAGTGGCGAATATTAGGAATTTGGGAAAAGGTCTGTACAGTTATGACAAGTTGTTGGATAATATGTTGATCATTAATAAACAGCAACAATATTTGGTGAGcaaaaatcttgttttgttatgttttatgttatatcatttttattctaattattttaacttatattaCAGCTAATTACTCGCTTTACTGTCACTTTGCCAATCATGGTTCTAAAGACATACGCTTTGGTCACAAAATTGTGTCAACAAGTAAGTATTTgcatcatattttataattatgttagaTAATATGGTTTAGTTTAAACatcttttgtaaaatgtaaatattatttagttatttttttaatattgttatttgtaaaattgattattataattgtatttaataaccaaatgaATTTTACTTCAGGTTATACCGCCATCAACAATATTTTACGCTTTCGATATAATTCAAACGATGTCTTTGTTTTGCTGGCCTGCCATTATAGTGGAGTTAATTATATCAGAAGTTGGAAAAATAAAGAACACACTCTCTAAGCAGATAAATAACTGTTcaggtataatttaatatttcattccCATTACCTTTTAGACAAACGTCCATTACACTTTCGTTGGATAAAGCAAACTTCTTTTTGAATTTTGACAAATACtgtttattatagttttctAGTTTATCAAATAACACAATGAATTATGATTTCAGAACCAACATTTTATTGCTTCTCATAATGTGTGTCGTCTTCAttctgtttgtttatgtttcgAGTCAAATTCTAGTTTATTAATTTGCAGATACTTTTCTCCGGTCTGAACTACAAATTGCTTTGCAATACGTGACCTGTCGACCCTTCTGTTTCAAACTTGGATGCGTCATACCACTCAACGTTAATCTGCTCATCAACTTTTTAAGTGTAGTTGTAACCTATGTTATTGTTCTTATGCAACTCACACGTGTAGGGATATAATTTTTCACATTCTGAATTGCACAATACGGTTTGAAAAGTAGTTAAGTTtgtttggaaaaaatataaagatataaatataaatatttatttatttatttatttataataatgtcacgATTTAAATGTCagcgtaattttataatttagggTCAAGGAAATTGATATCAACTTTGCTTTCACTATAGTTCAGATCGACACAATCCATCTCATTGtcgttattatttcttaaaactcTATTTGCATTAGAATAAGCCAATGTACCAgcaagtaaatatatttattacatattgaaCTGTGTAAACAAAATGTAGCAAAATACAAAGTACCTAGCCTTTTGAATTTCTAGCTTTAGGTTTCCATTCGTAAAAATTGCCTCTTATGTATTGTGttagaaatgaaaaatattgtcttcaacttttaataaatttattaaagagGTCAAAGATATAGTAACATAAATGTAAacctataaaatattcatgtaaaTTACATTGACCGTATATAGCCTAATGACATGTTCATTTATACCCTGTCAGTGGAAAAATTTATACGATTTATGTACTGCAAGCTCTTTTGGGTAGAGGGCATTATAGAAAGtcctaaaacaaataaataaaatgctgtATAAAGTTCACAAAGTGTTAAACaagtttactattttaaaagttttactattttttcttGTGATTTTTGGAAACTACTCTAATATCAGTAGATCTAGAACCGCCTGTATTTTCGTAAGATTGTACTGCAtctgtgtttttgttattataaattacgcTTCTTTCGATCAATATTTTCAACCCAATTTCCATTTTGAAATTAGCACCACGCACATGTTTACACATTTCGAATATAACATGaacttcattattttcttcgtcTTTACGGAActttacatttacaaatacatCAGCGCTATCAAAACTGGTGACAAGATTATGGGTTTCAAGAAAAATAGTTTGATACCTACTTATGTATACTTGACAACATCAATAAATGTCGGATTTAGAGTTCTTACGCTTATATTTCTTCTGAGATCTGACCTATCTGATAAAAtgagttatttatttcaatactttaAGTTATTGATATTGGATTTGGTTTATACAACGACAATCATATTGTTTTCAATACTGCACTATCGTATGAAGCTGCTAAGAATATTTTTGGAAGGTAATACGATACCGATAAATATAACGAGAAGTGATAAATTAACGATAAGTATTATGAACACTAGGAGGAGTTTGTACAA from Anticarsia gemmatalis isolate Benzon Research Colony breed Stoneville strain chromosome 21, ilAntGemm2 primary, whole genome shotgun sequence includes these protein-coding regions:
- the LOC142982358 gene encoding uncharacterized protein LOC142982358; amino-acid sequence: MAINMPFGQQNLLKYWSAMKTCDTIMGFKKIPLIPYYAPIFVSIAVSIASIVMTFSPPLTLTLFFFRFFAFLSMDFNYLYIIIVFAILHYRLKLLRQFLEKNSIPVIITRNCKVSNSVRNVRKSLYNYNRLLDNLLIVDSQLQYLLVSCLAITFPGFVIKTYIFVKKMLQRTSPMVTLFYTTDMAQTFYSICCPAIIVELAMYEVKNIKTTLTKQMINCPDVAIRSELEAALKYITLRPFSYRIGRIIPLNVDLLSSYLSLVITYVIVLMQLTHAGG